A DNA window from Paralichthys olivaceus isolate ysfri-2021 chromosome 3, ASM2471397v2, whole genome shotgun sequence contains the following coding sequences:
- the smim7 gene encoding small integral membrane protein 7, whose protein sequence is MIADLLIFGTLLVNAGAVLNFKLKRKEAQGFGDDSRAPTTGDNIREFLLSLRYFRIFIALWNIFIMFCMILLFGS, encoded by the exons ATGATCGCGGATCTGTTGATATTCGG GACTTTACTGGTGAATGCAGGGGCCGTGCTGAACTTCAAACT CAAAAGGAAGGAGGCCCAGGGATTTGGAGATGACTCCAGAGCGCCAACAACAG GTGACAACATCAGAGAGTTCCTGCTCAGCCTGCGATACTTTCGGATCTTCATTGCTCTCTGGAACATCTTCATCATGTTCTGCATGATCCT ATTATTTGGATCATGA